Proteins from a single region of Spodoptera frugiperda isolate SF20-4 chromosome 8, AGI-APGP_CSIRO_Sfru_2.0, whole genome shotgun sequence:
- the LOC118275455 gene encoding hemicentin-1, producing the protein MRRPRLKCAAWAWLAVLAALGRTTAYTDTEEFLSDLDKPVPTSDVQGVLGKKASLPCDIQPLHSDDDVVMVLWFKESDGDQPLYSYDIRGRSINQPKLWSSPTVFGNRAFFRGSATPAVLMVDNVIASDAGVYRCRVDFKNSPTRNLKVNFTVIIPPNRPTIYDAKRRDRTKLVEPYNEGSNVLLICEVEGGRPRPRVTWYLENVVIDDSFEQRADGVTVNTLTFPNVGRQHLNSRLVCQASNTNLAQPETKVLILDINLKPITVNILTKEKQVSADKRYEVECKTTGSRPEAYVTWWKNNRQLKRMAKNFSENNETLSVLSLVPSVEDDGKYLTCRAENKHIQDSAIEDKWRLNVHYVPIVDLKMGSNLNPDEIKEGDDVYFECTVKANPKTHRLVWFHDNSEIFHNEGAGIILSAQSLVLQSVTRAAAGDYTCMAANSEGKGTSNPVTLLVRYAPVCAERRDGELFGALKQETVSLHCSVDANPALVSFHWTFNNSGEQTELPPKLYSSHGHTSTLNYTPTTDMEYGTLACYGENAVGQQKVPCLFQLVAAGRPFHLQNCSVANQSIDSLNVECVENFDGGLPQTFLMELLELPSLIVRYNVSTNRTPPYFEIRGLPPGVSYRIDLYAVNAKGRSDVSTIETVTLKGQAKFTGEGSALGMSPVLASIAAMSALLATAVCGVLAVLYKRHAARHRHLPAKHAPLSEAMYVERAPHCPTPVKQDAESRASSTEPRDRGDRERTARGALLHTADPRDADDADPDIIPSLYERRPVSNGYMSLQRPPSSGKITKLSGEDVRSEPDGGAYYTDYRKKDYRIPLTSSYHSLGRVNKGVNACSPSSATGVTSSLTAHRLRPEVVTTSHRVQESCI; encoded by the exons TGCCAACATCAGACGTGCAGGGAGTGCTGGGGAAGAAAGCATCACTACCGTGCGACATTCAGCCGCTGCACTCAGATGACGACGTGGTGATGGTGCTGTGGTTCAAGGAGTCTGATGGTGACCAGCCTTTGTACAg CTACGACATCAGAGGCCGCTCCATCAACCAGCCGAAGCTCTGGTCTTCTCCCACGGTCTTCGGGAACAGAGCGTTCTTCCGCGGCAGTGCGACTCCCGCGGTCCTCATGGTGGACAATGTGATAGCCAGCGATGCTGGCGTTTATAGATGCAGGGTAGACTTCAAGAATTCGCCTACTAGGAACCTCAAAGTTAATTTTACTGTTatta TACCACCAAATCGTCCTACAATATACGACGCAAAGAGAAGAGACAGAACGAAACTAGTGGAGCCTTACAACGAAGGATCCAACGTCCTGCTCATATGTGAAGTAGAAGGAG gtaGACCAAGGCCACGGGTGACGTGGTATTTAGAAAATGTGGTGATAGATGATTCGTTCGAGCAAAGAGCTGATGGTGTGACGGTGAATACGCTGACGTTCCCCAACGTTGGCCGCCAACATTTGAACTCCAGGCTCGTCTGCCAAGCCTCCAACACCAACCTCGCGCAACCTGAGACCAAAGTCCttattttagatataaatt TAAAACCAATAACAGTGAACATACTAACAAAAGAGAAGCAAGTATCAGCTGACAAGAGGTACGAGGTGGAATGCAAAACGACAGGTTCGAGACCAGAGGCTTACGTCACGTGGTGGAAGAATAATAGACAGCTGAAGAGGATGGCGAAAAAT TTTTCCGAGAACAACGAGACGTTGAGCGTGCTCAGCTTAGTTCCCAGCGTAGAGGACGATGGCAAATATTTGACGTGCCGAGCTGAAAACAAACATATACAGGACTCTGCTATTGAAGACAAATGGCGGCTCAATGTGCACT ATGTCCCAATAGTGGATCTGAAGATGGGATCCAACCTGAACCCTGATGAGATCAAGGAGGGTGATGACGTTTACTTCGAGTGCACTGTCAAGGCTAATCCCAAGACACATCGCCTCGTCTGGTTTCATGAT AACTCAGAAATCTTCCACAACGAAGGTGCAGGGATTATCCTGAGTGCCCAAAGCCTGGTACTGCAGAGTGTCACCAGGGCGGCTGCGGGAGACTACACTTGTATGGCAGCCAATAGTGAAGGGAAAGGGACTAGCAATCCTGTCACACTGCTGGTTAGAT ATGCTCCAGTCTGTGCTGAAAGAAGAGACGGAGAACTGTTTGGTGCTCTCAAACAAGAAACAGTATCCTTACATTGTTCCGTGGACGCGAACCCAGCACTCGTCTCCTTCCACTGGACATTTAACAACTCTGGTGAACAAACGGAACTGCCACCAAA GTTATACAGCAGTCACGGCCACACGTCGACCCTCAACTACACTCCAACCACTGACATGGAGTATGGAACCCTGGCCTGCTATGGAGAGAACGCGGTAGGGCAGCAGAAAGTACCCTGTCTCTTCCAGCTGGTTGCTGCAG GACGTCCATTCCACCTGCAGAACTGCTCGGTAGCCAACCAGAGCATAGACTCGTTGAACGTGGAGTGCGTGGAGAACTTCGATGGTGGCCTCCCTCAGACCTTCCTCATGGAACTGCTGGAATTGCCTTCACTGATT GTCCGCTACAACGTCTCCACAAACAGAACTCCTCCCTACTTCGAGATCCGTGGTCTTCCACCAGGAGTCAGCTACAGGATCGACCTGTATGCAGTCAACGCTAAAGGAAGGAGTGATGTGTCTACTATTGAAACTGTCACGCTCAAAGGACAAGCTAAGTTCACgg GAGAAGGTAGTGCACTTGGAATGTCACCGGTGCTGGCGTCCATAGCAGCGATGTCGGCTCTGCTGGCGACTGCAGTGTGTGGCGTGCTGGCTGTGTTGTACAAACGACACGCTGCCAGACATCGGCATCTGCCTGCTAAGCATGCACCGTTGAG TGAAGCCATGTACGTAGAACGAGCACCTCACTGCCCGACTCCTGTGAAGCAAGATGCGGAGTCCCGCGCCAGCAGCACTGAGCCTCGGGACCGAGGAGACAGGGAGCGCACGGCAAGAGGAGCGCTGCTCCACACAGCTGATCCAAGAGACGCTGATGATGCAGACCCTGATATTATTCCCAGTTTATATG AACGGAGGCCAGTATCCAACGGGTACATGAGTCTCCAACGCCCCCCCTCTTCAGGGAAGATCACCAAGCTCAGCGGCGAGGACGTCCGCTCGGAGCCCGACGGGGGAGCCTACTACACAGATTATAGGAAAAAAGATTATAGAATACCTTTAACTAGT TCTTATCATAGTTTAGGACGCGTCAACAAAGGCGTGAATGCGTGCAGCCCGAGTTCAGCAACAGGCGTGACGTCATCACTGACAGCCCACCGACTCAGACCCGAAGTCGTGACGACCTCGCATCGTGTGCAAGAGAGCTGTATATAA